The following coding sequences lie in one Bacteroides helcogenes P 36-108 genomic window:
- a CDS encoding acyltransferase gives MEQTLPRQNQGQHIVWLDVVRLVAMFTVVCCHCTDPFNFYPGTSPDIGNIRFWGAVYGAALRPCVPLFVMITGALLLPVRGEASAFYKKRIPRVFFPFLIWSVLYNLFPWITGLLGVAPRVILDFFPYSGEEVMRQSLAVSMGYIAEMPFNFSLLDVHMWYIYLLIGLYLYLPIFSAWVEKASERAKLWFLAAWGVTLLLPYYNEFVSQYLWGSCSWNSFGMLYYFAGFNGYLLLGHYLRNHDWSIGRLVGMGIPMFAIGYAVTFLGFRQMTALPGCTDEMLELFFTYCSLNVVMMTVPVFMLCKQVDFRSERIRKALANLTLCGFGVYMIHYFFTGPSVVLMRELHVPICLQIPCAAVVAFGISWLIVSMAYRCFGKKTKWVMG, from the coding sequence ATGGAACAAACTCTTCCACGGCAGAATCAGGGACAGCACATTGTTTGGCTGGATGTGGTCCGGCTCGTTGCTATGTTTACTGTGGTGTGCTGTCATTGTACCGATCCTTTTAATTTCTATCCGGGCACTTCGCCAGACATAGGGAACATCAGATTCTGGGGGGCGGTCTATGGGGCAGCGCTTCGTCCTTGTGTGCCACTTTTTGTAATGATTACCGGAGCGTTATTACTTCCTGTACGGGGTGAGGCTTCGGCTTTCTATAAAAAGCGCATTCCTCGTGTATTCTTTCCTTTCCTTATTTGGTCTGTGCTTTATAATCTGTTTCCATGGATAACGGGACTGTTGGGAGTAGCTCCACGGGTGATTCTCGATTTCTTCCCTTATTCGGGAGAGGAGGTGATGCGCCAGTCTTTGGCGGTAAGCATGGGCTACATTGCAGAAATGCCTTTTAATTTCTCTTTGCTGGATGTACACATGTGGTATATTTACTTGTTGATAGGGCTTTACCTTTATCTTCCTATATTTTCCGCATGGGTGGAGAAGGCATCGGAACGTGCCAAGCTGTGGTTTCTTGCGGCATGGGGTGTGACGCTGCTCCTGCCTTATTACAATGAGTTCGTATCGCAGTATCTCTGGGGAAGCTGCTCTTGGAATTCATTCGGTATGCTGTATTACTTTGCCGGGTTTAATGGTTATCTGCTGTTGGGGCACTATTTAAGGAACCATGATTGGTCCATCGGCAGGCTTGTAGGGATGGGAATCCCCATGTTCGCAATCGGTTATGCGGTGACATTCTTAGGCTTCCGCCAGATGACTGCTTTGCCGGGGTGTACAGACGAAATGTTGGAGTTGTTCTTTACCTATTGCTCTTTGAATGTGGTAATGATGACTGTACCTGTATTCATGCTTTGCAAACAGGTTGACTTTCGTTCGGAACGAATAAGGAAAGCGTTGGCAAACCTTACCCTTTGTGGTTTTGGGGTCTATATGATACATTATTTCTTTACGGGTCCCAGTGTGGTGCTGATGCGGGAGCTTCACGTCCCCATTTGCTTGCAGATTCCATGTGCGGCAGTTGTTGCTTTCGGTATCTCTTGGCTGATAGTGTCGATGGCGTATCGTTGTTTCGGTAAGAAGACCAAATGGGTGATGGGATAA
- the rsgA gene encoding ribosome small subunit-dependent GTPase A gives MRGLVIKNTGSWYLVKTDEGSHVECKIKGNFRLKGIRSTNPVAVGDRVQIIMNQEGTAFISEIEDRKNYIIRRASNLSKQSHILAANLDQCILVVTVNYPETSTTFIDRFLASAEAYRIPVKLIFNKVDAYNEEDVRYLDGLVNLYSSIGYPCFKVSALRGEGINTIKDELKGKTSLFSGHSGVGKSTLINAILPELDIRTGEISAYHNKGMHTTTFSEMFPVPGDGYIIDTPGIKGFGTFDMEEEEIGHYFPEIFRTSTDCRYSNCTHRHEPGCAVRKAVEEHFISESRYTSYLSMLEDKEEGKYRAAY, from the coding sequence TTGAGAGGACTCGTAATAAAGAATACAGGAAGCTGGTATTTGGTAAAGACCGATGAAGGAAGCCACGTTGAATGCAAAATCAAGGGGAACTTTCGTCTGAAAGGCATCCGGAGCACCAATCCGGTGGCGGTAGGCGACCGTGTACAGATTATTATGAACCAGGAAGGCACAGCTTTCATCAGCGAAATAGAAGACAGGAAGAATTACATCATCCGCCGGGCATCAAACCTATCCAAACAGTCGCATATCCTTGCTGCCAACCTCGACCAATGCATCCTGGTGGTAACCGTAAACTATCCTGAGACATCCACCACCTTTATCGACCGTTTTCTTGCTTCCGCCGAAGCTTACCGCATCCCCGTCAAACTCATTTTCAATAAGGTGGACGCCTACAATGAGGAAGATGTACGCTATCTGGACGGGCTTGTCAACTTATACAGTAGCATCGGCTACCCTTGTTTCAAGGTTTCCGCCCTTCGGGGAGAAGGCATTAATACCATAAAAGATGAATTAAAAGGAAAGACTTCACTCTTTTCCGGACATTCCGGTGTGGGCAAGTCCACATTGATCAATGCCATTTTGCCCGAACTGGACATCAGAACGGGCGAAATATCCGCCTACCACAACAAGGGAATGCATACCACCACCTTCTCCGAAATGTTCCCCGTTCCGGGTGACGGCTATATCATAGATACACCGGGCATCAAAGGATTCGGAACCTTTGATATGGAAGAAGAAGAAATAGGACATTACTTTCCCGAAATATTCAGGACATCCACAGATTGCCGATATAGCAACTGTACGCACCGCCACGAACCAGGATGCGCAGTCCGCAAAGCCGTAGAAGAACATTTCATCAGTGAATCACGTTATACCTCATACCTGAGCATGCTCGAAGACAAGGAAGAAGGAAAATATCGGGCGGCATACTAA
- the frr gene encoding ribosome recycling factor has protein sequence MKDVKDILDEAKESMDMAVMYLEEALAHIRAGKADIRLLDGIRVDSYGSMVPINNVAAVTTPDARSITIKPWDKGMFRIIEKAIIDSSLGIMPENNGEIIRIGIPPLTEERRKQLAKQCKGEGETAKVSVRNARRDAIDGLKKAVKDGLAEDAQKGGEEKLQKIHDKYIKQIEDMLAAKDKEIMTV, from the coding sequence ATGAAAGACGTAAAAGACATCTTAGACGAAGCGAAAGAAAGTATGGATATGGCAGTGATGTATCTTGAAGAAGCACTGGCGCACATCCGTGCCGGAAAAGCTGACATACGCCTGCTGGACGGCATCCGTGTGGACTCTTACGGAAGCATGGTTCCCATCAACAATGTGGCGGCTGTAACCACCCCCGATGCCCGCAGTATCACCATCAAACCGTGGGACAAAGGCATGTTCCGCATCATCGAGAAAGCCATCATCGACTCAAGCCTCGGCATCATGCCCGAAAACAACGGTGAGATTATCCGCATCGGCATCCCGCCCCTGACCGAAGAACGCCGCAAGCAACTTGCCAAGCAGTGCAAAGGCGAAGGAGAAACCGCCAAAGTAAGTGTGCGGAACGCACGCCGCGACGCCATCGACGGCCTGAAGAAAGCCGTAAAGGACGGCTTGGCAGAAGATGCACAGAAAGGCGGTGAAGAAAAGCTGCAGAAGATACACGACAAGTACATCAAGCAGATAGAAGACATGCTCGCCGCAAAGGATAAAGAAATCATGACAGTTTAA
- the pyrH gene encoding UMP kinase, producing MATYKRILLKLSGESLMGEKQYGIDEKRLAEYAAQIKEIHELGVQIGIVIGGGNIFRGLSGANKGFDRVKGDQMGMLATVINSLALSSALTAAGTKARVLTAVRMEPIGEFYNKWKAIECMEAGEVVIMSAGTGNPFFTTDTGSSLRGIETEADVMLKGTRVDGIYTADPEKDPTATKFHDITYDEVLKRGLKVMDLTATCMCKENNLPIIVFDMDTMGNLKKVMQGEEIGTLVHN from the coding sequence ATGGCAACATACAAAAGAATCTTATTGAAACTCAGCGGCGAAAGCCTGATGGGGGAAAAGCAGTACGGCATTGACGAGAAGCGCCTTGCCGAATATGCGGCACAGATAAAGGAAATCCATGAATTGGGAGTACAAATAGGAATCGTGATTGGCGGCGGAAACATCTTCCGCGGACTAAGCGGAGCCAACAAAGGCTTTGACCGTGTGAAAGGCGACCAGATGGGAATGCTGGCCACGGTTATCAACAGCCTCGCACTCAGTTCGGCACTTACCGCCGCCGGAACAAAAGCACGCGTGCTGACTGCCGTGCGCATGGAGCCCATCGGGGAATTCTACAACAAATGGAAAGCCATTGAATGCATGGAAGCAGGTGAAGTAGTCATCATGTCCGCCGGAACAGGCAATCCGTTCTTCACCACCGACACGGGTTCCAGCCTGCGGGGCATCGAGACAGAGGCTGACGTAATGCTGAAAGGAACACGCGTGGACGGCATCTATACCGCCGATCCGGAAAAAGACCCCACCGCAACAAAGTTCCATGACATCACCTACGATGAAGTGCTGAAACGCGGGCTGAAAGTAATGGATCTCACCGCCACCTGTATGTGCAAAGAAAACAATCTGCCTATCATCGTATTCGATATGGATACAATGGGCAATCTGAAAAAAGTGATGCAGGGCGAAGAAATCGGAACATTAGTACATAACTAA
- a CDS encoding heavy metal translocating P-type ATPase — protein sequence MANSNIVQETFPVVGMNCASCAARVNKALSHQTGVNRAAVNFASGTATVEYERTQCSAKALQQAVQAAGYDLLIEQDKNTLEESRQAHDKKYHALKFRTIGAIILSVPTVIIGMFFMDMPYANLIMWLLSTPVVFWLGRSFFINALKQLKHGSATMDTLVANSTGIAYLFSLFNMLFPDFWLSRGVHPHVYFEAASVIIAFILLGRLLEEKAKGNTSSAIKNLMGLQPKNVTVIAPSGEQKEIFIEQIRPGDIILVRPGERIAVDGIVTEGTSYVDESMLSGEPVAVPKRKDTKVFAGTINQKGSFRFRAEKVGTDTMLAKIIRMVQDAQGSKVPVQQLVDKIAGIFVPVIIGIAVMSCIAWMLLDGENGFTHGLLALVTVLIIACPCALGLATPTAIMVGIGKGAERGILIKDAESLETAQKIDTVILDKTGTVTEGKPVVSELIWNNGADDAQSIFYSLEKLSEHPLAEAIAGHLKNTQPTKIEDFDSITGKGVKGRVQGKIYYAGNRKLLEEKGVALSQTLVDEDTRLTAEAQTVIWFSDEANALAIAGITDRIKETSIAAVKELLNTGIDVYMLTGDNEATAKEISRKAGIPHYKAGVLPQDKAGFVCQLQREGKKVAMAGDGINDSAALAQADLSIAMGSGSDIAMDVAKMTIISSDLTKIPEALKLSRLTVRTIRRNLFWAFIYNLIGVPIAAGILYPVSGFLLNPMIAGAAMAFSSVSVVSNSLRLKRKKLFKQA from the coding sequence ATGGCAAACAGTAATATCGTTCAAGAAACATTCCCCGTAGTGGGCATGAACTGCGCTTCATGTGCCGCACGGGTGAACAAGGCACTGAGTCACCAGACCGGAGTAAACCGGGCAGCCGTAAACTTCGCTTCGGGTACGGCAACCGTGGAATATGAGCGTACGCAATGCTCTGCTAAGGCTTTGCAGCAAGCCGTACAAGCCGCCGGCTATGACCTGCTGATAGAACAGGATAAAAACACCCTTGAAGAATCCCGGCAGGCACACGATAAAAAATATCATGCACTCAAGTTCCGCACCATAGGAGCCATCATCCTTTCCGTACCCACCGTCATCATCGGCATGTTTTTCATGGACATGCCTTATGCCAATCTTATCATGTGGTTACTCTCCACTCCCGTCGTATTCTGGCTGGGCAGAAGCTTCTTCATCAACGCACTGAAGCAACTGAAGCATGGCAGTGCCACCATGGATACTCTGGTGGCAAACAGCACCGGCATCGCTTATCTGTTCAGCCTGTTCAACATGTTGTTTCCAGACTTCTGGCTGTCAAGAGGAGTCCATCCGCATGTCTATTTTGAAGCGGCAAGCGTCATTATCGCCTTTATCCTGCTGGGACGCCTGCTGGAAGAGAAAGCCAAGGGAAACACCTCTTCCGCCATCAAGAATCTGATGGGATTGCAACCTAAGAATGTGACAGTCATTGCCCCGTCCGGTGAGCAGAAAGAAATATTCATTGAACAAATACGCCCCGGAGACATCATTTTAGTAAGGCCCGGCGAACGTATTGCTGTGGACGGCATCGTTACAGAAGGCACATCATACGTGGACGAAAGCATGCTGAGCGGCGAACCCGTAGCCGTGCCCAAGCGCAAAGACACCAAAGTATTTGCCGGAACCATCAATCAAAAAGGCAGCTTCCGGTTTCGGGCAGAAAAAGTGGGTACGGACACTATGCTGGCCAAAATCATCCGCATGGTGCAAGATGCACAGGGAAGTAAAGTACCCGTACAACAACTGGTCGACAAAATTGCGGGCATCTTCGTCCCGGTCATTATCGGCATCGCCGTAATGTCCTGCATAGCATGGATGTTGCTCGATGGGGAAAACGGCTTCACGCACGGTCTGCTGGCTTTAGTCACCGTATTAATCATAGCTTGCCCATGCGCCCTGGGACTGGCAACTCCAACCGCCATCATGGTAGGAATCGGAAAGGGAGCTGAAAGAGGTATTCTGATAAAAGACGCGGAAAGCCTTGAAACAGCCCAAAAGATAGACACGGTGATACTTGACAAGACGGGAACCGTGACCGAAGGCAAACCAGTGGTCAGCGAACTGATTTGGAACAACGGTGCAGACGATGCGCAAAGCATCTTCTACAGTTTAGAGAAACTCTCGGAACATCCGCTTGCCGAAGCCATTGCCGGCCACCTCAAAAATACACAGCCCACGAAAATCGAAGATTTCGACAGTATCACCGGAAAAGGCGTGAAGGGCCGGGTGCAGGGAAAAATCTATTATGCGGGCAATCGCAAGCTACTGGAGGAAAAGGGAGTTGCCCTCTCCCAAACATTGGTGGACGAAGACACCCGATTGACGGCCGAAGCACAAACCGTCATCTGGTTCTCGGATGAGGCAAACGCTCTGGCAATAGCGGGCATAACAGACCGGATTAAAGAGACTTCCATAGCGGCGGTCAAAGAATTGCTCAACACCGGAATCGACGTATATATGCTGACCGGAGACAATGAGGCCACTGCCAAGGAGATTTCTCGCAAGGCAGGAATTCCGCATTATAAGGCAGGAGTATTGCCTCAGGACAAAGCCGGATTCGTCTGCCAATTGCAAAGGGAAGGAAAAAAGGTGGCAATGGCGGGCGACGGCATCAATGACAGCGCCGCCCTTGCCCAAGCCGATTTGAGCATCGCCATGGGAAGCGGAAGTGACATTGCCATGGATGTGGCCAAGATGACCATCATATCTTCCGACCTGACAAAAATACCGGAAGCTCTCAAGTTATCCAGACTGACTGTACGCACTATCCGCAGGAATCTGTTCTGGGCATTCATCTACAACCTGATTGGTGTGCCCATTGCCGCAGGTATTCTCTATCCTGTCAGCGGATTCTTGTTGAATCCGATGATAGCGGGTGCGGCAATGGCATTCAGCAGTGTCAGTGTAGTGAGCAACAGCCTACGTCTGAAAAGGAAAAAACTTTTCAAGCAAGCTTGA
- a CDS encoding helix-turn-helix domain-containing protein produces MTSDSENILHIKNMVCGRCIMAVKSRLEQLGLHPLSVELGIAVLPGKVTEEVHQAVKKSLEPLGFELIDDKRSQTIERIKDAVIELVHYNDNGLKVNLSDYLSDKLNRDYGSLSKLFSEITNTTIEKYLIAQKIERAKELLVYGELSLNEIADKLNYSSASYLSAQFKSVTGLTPSYFKKLKENKRKPLDEV; encoded by the coding sequence ATGACTTCCGATTCCGAAAACATACTGCATATCAAGAATATGGTATGCGGCCGTTGCATCATGGCAGTAAAGAGCCGCCTCGAACAGTTGGGCCTGCATCCCCTATCAGTGGAACTGGGCATTGCCGTATTGCCCGGCAAAGTGACCGAAGAGGTTCATCAAGCCGTGAAGAAATCACTCGAACCACTCGGGTTCGAACTGATCGACGACAAGAGATCACAAACAATAGAACGAATAAAAGATGCCGTCATCGAACTGGTGCATTACAATGACAACGGACTGAAAGTAAACTTGTCCGATTACTTGAGCGACAAGCTCAACCGGGATTACGGCTCGTTGAGCAAACTGTTCTCTGAAATAACCAACACTACCATCGAGAAATACCTTATTGCACAAAAAATAGAACGTGCCAAGGAATTGCTGGTTTATGGAGAGCTCTCACTGAACGAAATTGCCGACAAACTGAATTATTCGAGCGCATCCTATCTCAGCGCCCAGTTCAAAAGCGTCACCGGATTGACTCCCAGCTACTTCAAGAAGCTCAAAGAGAACAAGCGCAAGCCACTCGACGAGGTATAA
- a CDS encoding TetR/AcrR family transcriptional regulator: MQIPKDDIRNDILQAAGKIFQEKGFLKTSMRDIAECARVSLSNIYNYFKGKDDIFRTVVYPVTRAFENMLHEHHGRRGVDILHMQSETYLRYVVEEYIDLIHRHRPLLSLLFFRSQGSSLEKFKEEFTDKSTLLVKDYFREMKRKHPQLDINVSDFFIHLHTVWMFSMLEELIMHKVSPEDTEKIVTEYMMFEITGWRELIKI; encoded by the coding sequence ATGCAGATACCTAAGGACGATATCCGGAATGATATTTTGCAGGCTGCAGGGAAGATCTTCCAGGAAAAAGGTTTCTTGAAAACCTCCATGCGTGACATTGCAGAGTGTGCCCGGGTGAGCCTGAGTAATATTTACAATTATTTCAAAGGCAAGGATGATATTTTCAGGACAGTGGTATATCCTGTTACACGGGCCTTTGAAAATATGTTGCACGAACACCACGGCCGACGGGGGGTGGATATCCTCCATATGCAGTCCGAAACGTATTTACGCTATGTGGTGGAAGAATATATTGATTTGATCCACCGGCATCGCCCGTTATTGTCATTGTTGTTTTTCCGTTCCCAGGGTTCTTCTCTGGAGAAGTTCAAGGAGGAATTTACAGACAAGTCCACTCTGTTGGTGAAAGACTATTTCCGGGAAATGAAGCGAAAGCATCCCCAGCTTGACATTAATGTCTCTGATTTCTTTATTCATTTACATACCGTTTGGATGTTTTCGATGCTTGAAGAACTGATAATGCATAAGGTCAGTCCGGAAGATACGGAAAAGATAGTCACGGAATATATGATGTTTGAAATAACGGGTTGGAGAGAGCTTATAAAGATATAA
- a CDS encoding MATE family efflux transporter — protein MTPRDKQILQIALPSIVSNITVPLLGLIDVAIVGHLGSPVYIGAIAVGGMLFNIIYWIFGFLRMGTSGMTSQAFGKRDLREATHLLLRSVGIGLAVAFCLIILQVPIRQGAFMLIHPTEEIKGLATTYFHICIWGAPAVMGLYGLSGWYIGMQNSRIPMYIAITQNIVNIIASLSLVCFCKMKVEGVALGTLIAQYAGFFMGIALWAYRYGRLKKYVVPKRILQKEAMTRFFRVNRDIFFRTLCLVAVTLFFTSAGASQGEIILAVNTLLMQLFTLFSYVMDGFAYAGEALIGRYIGARDREAFADTVRHLFAWGMVTATIFTLAYALGGSAFLGLLTDDKEVTAAADTYFYWALAIPAAGMGAFIWDGIFIGATATRAMLLSMSAATAGFFALYYGFRPALENHALWLAFLIYLFMRGMIQTGLSHGIIKKIFG, from the coding sequence ATGACGCCCAGAGACAAACAAATTCTTCAGATAGCATTGCCTTCCATCGTGTCCAACATCACTGTCCCCCTACTTGGACTGATAGACGTAGCCATTGTAGGCCATCTGGGATCACCCGTCTATATAGGTGCGATAGCCGTAGGCGGCATGTTGTTCAATATCATCTACTGGATATTCGGCTTCCTGCGGATGGGAACCAGTGGAATGACCTCACAAGCTTTCGGAAAACGGGATTTGCGGGAAGCCACACATTTACTCCTGCGCTCTGTCGGCATAGGATTGGCGGTGGCATTTTGTCTCATCATCCTGCAGGTTCCCATCCGACAGGGCGCATTCATGCTGATTCACCCTACGGAAGAAATCAAAGGACTCGCTACAACCTATTTCCATATCTGCATTTGGGGAGCGCCTGCCGTGATGGGACTGTACGGACTTTCGGGCTGGTATATAGGGATGCAGAATTCACGTATTCCCATGTATATAGCCATAACACAGAACATCGTGAATATTATTGCCAGCCTCAGCCTCGTCTGTTTCTGCAAGATGAAAGTGGAGGGAGTTGCTCTGGGCACATTGATTGCACAATATGCAGGTTTCTTCATGGGCATCGCATTGTGGGCATACCGGTATGGCAGACTCAAAAAGTACGTTGTCCCGAAAAGAATATTGCAGAAGGAAGCCATGACCCGTTTTTTTCGAGTAAACCGCGATATATTCTTCCGCACCCTTTGTCTGGTGGCGGTAACCCTGTTCTTTACATCGGCAGGAGCCTCGCAAGGTGAAATCATACTGGCGGTAAACACTCTGCTTATGCAGCTTTTCACTTTGTTTTCGTATGTGATGGATGGCTTTGCCTATGCGGGAGAGGCCCTTATCGGAAGATACATCGGAGCCCGTGACCGGGAAGCCTTCGCGGATACTGTCCGGCACTTGTTTGCCTGGGGGATGGTGACGGCCACGATCTTCACCCTGGCTTATGCTTTGGGAGGCAGTGCCTTCCTCGGACTCCTGACCGATGACAAGGAAGTGACGGCCGCAGCCGACACCTATTTTTATTGGGCGCTCGCCATACCGGCGGCCGGTATGGGCGCCTTTATCTGGGACGGCATTTTCATCGGAGCCACAGCCACACGTGCGATGCTACTTTCCATGTCAGCGGCAACCGCAGGTTTCTTTGCTTTGTACTACGGATTTCGTCCCGCATTGGAAAACCATGCGTTGTGGCTTGCCTTCCTCATCTACCTTTTTATGCGGGGAATGATACAGACCGGACTGAGCCATGGAATTATAAAGAAAATATTCGGCTGA
- a CDS encoding tetratricopeptide repeat protein, with protein sequence MKTLTLLFSLFIMFPLSLFAQSAGDLLQKVSEALSDGKDDYAVSLFRQAAAAGADKTEMFYWTNVDKNSAVAPRLAGELALCYKEKQNYDKAYLFYKEFLQRHPEDVSALVSCAEMEMMRGKEKEALKMYEKVLALDGNNLQANIYLGNYYYLQAEKDKKKLDDDYKKITSPTRMQYARYRNGLSAVFADSYDKARTYLQRVLRLFPSMEAGNTLERIRKVEGEMK encoded by the coding sequence ATGAAAACCTTAACTTTACTTTTCTCCTTATTCATAATGTTCCCTCTGTCACTTTTTGCGCAGTCGGCAGGCGACCTGCTGCAGAAAGTATCCGAAGCTCTGTCCGATGGTAAAGATGACTATGCCGTGAGTTTGTTTCGTCAGGCTGCCGCCGCCGGTGCAGACAAGACAGAAATGTTCTATTGGACAAATGTGGATAAAAACAGTGCCGTGGCTCCCCGTTTGGCCGGTGAGCTTGCCCTATGCTACAAGGAAAAGCAGAACTATGACAAGGCTTATCTGTTTTATAAAGAATTCCTGCAACGCCACCCCGAAGACGTGTCTGCGCTTGTTTCTTGTGCCGAGATGGAGATGATGCGCGGAAAGGAAAAAGAGGCTCTGAAAATGTACGAGAAGGTTTTGGCTCTTGATGGGAATAACCTGCAAGCCAATATTTACTTGGGAAATTATTACTATCTCCAGGCCGAAAAGGACAAGAAGAAGCTTGATGACGATTATAAAAAAATCACTTCTCCCACACGGATGCAATATGCCCGATACCGCAATGGGCTTTCGGCGGTATTTGCGGACAGTTATGACAAGGCGAGAACTTATCTGCAACGGGTACTCCGGCTTTTCCCTTCTATGGAAGCCGGCAATACACTGGAAAGGATAAGGAAGGTGGAAGGGGAGATGAAATAG
- a CDS encoding GLPGLI family protein, translating into MRLYLFTFILLLNTCALCAQEVASLECHYTETFKDNLNNKGKISQDEMILKIGKASSEFYSLWRRGRDHITDSLKSKGASMNDIIAAREKIIYPISVQYYSIYKNYPQKGMITQTDNLALQEYMCTEKMQIPQWQIEADRCKILGFNCQKAVTTFYGRQWTAWFTLEIPFQDGPWKLHGLPGLILQAEDTEKDYCFKCVEIRKVNSIIKIPKKHYIKCNKEEFDKAVKEYNGDMASFMRKQGKSIPIPVGGNEEDAANRFKKSYNYIER; encoded by the coding sequence ATGCGCCTATATCTATTTACATTCATTCTGCTACTCAACACTTGTGCTCTATGTGCACAAGAAGTAGCTTCATTGGAGTGTCATTACACAGAGACATTCAAGGACAATCTGAACAATAAGGGGAAAATCAGCCAGGATGAGATGATTCTCAAAATTGGCAAAGCGAGTTCCGAATTTTACAGCCTATGGAGAAGAGGCAGAGATCACATCACTGACAGCCTCAAATCCAAAGGCGCCTCCATGAATGACATCATAGCGGCAAGAGAAAAAATTATTTATCCCATAAGCGTGCAATATTACAGCATCTATAAGAATTATCCCCAAAAAGGGATGATTACACAAACTGACAATTTAGCCTTACAAGAATATATGTGCACTGAAAAGATGCAAATTCCTCAATGGCAAATAGAAGCAGATAGATGTAAGATATTGGGCTTTAACTGCCAAAAAGCAGTCACTACTTTTTATGGAAGGCAATGGACTGCCTGGTTCACTCTGGAAATTCCGTTTCAAGACGGTCCTTGGAAACTTCATGGACTGCCCGGACTGATATTGCAGGCCGAAGATACAGAAAAGGATTACTGCTTTAAGTGCGTGGAGATAAGAAAGGTGAACAGTATCATCAAGATACCTAAAAAGCACTACATCAAATGCAATAAAGAAGAATTTGACAAGGCGGTAAAGGAATACAATGGAGACATGGCCTCTTTTATGAGAAAACAAGGGAAAAGTATCCCCATACCTGTAGGGGGTAATGAAGAGGACGCAGCCAACCGTTTCAAGAAAAGCTACAACTATATAGAAAGATAA
- a CDS encoding DUF3244 domain-containing protein, producing MKTKYLLLLVVGIFCSMSIKAIEKNIPICSYSDFEEEWGKDRRSITLEPIAAIDGNTIHIYTDIAVSSVTVVVKDQCGNAVYYNGDGTSSQCHTFGMYDLQDGDYLLEFKIGDESYYGYFSIQQ from the coding sequence ATGAAAACGAAGTATCTATTATTATTAGTTGTAGGCATATTCTGTAGTATGAGTATAAAGGCCATTGAAAAGAACATTCCAATATGTAGTTACTCGGACTTTGAAGAAGAATGGGGAAAAGACAGGCGTTCCATTACTTTAGAACCTATCGCTGCTATTGACGGCAATACGATACACATCTATACAGATATAGCTGTGAGTAGCGTAACGGTCGTAGTAAAAGACCAATGCGGCAATGCGGTCTATTACAATGGCGATGGAACATCTTCACAATGCCATACATTTGGAATGTATGATTTGCAGGATGGTGACTATCTATTGGAATTTAAAATCGGAGATGAATCCTATTATGGATATTTCTCCATACAGCAATGA